In Zonotrichia albicollis isolate bZonAlb1 chromosome 9, bZonAlb1.hap1, whole genome shotgun sequence, the DNA window agcagagagtgcgatccagctctgccatgagtggtCAATAAATCCAAACATTCGTCCAAGACCTATCCACCTGTTGcaatccacagcagcagatacccattatttacattttgttgctgagacTACAGTTtctcagaagggggaaaaatcctaaagaaaggattttaatgaaaagatgtctgtgacagaagcCTGTTACTTAATAATTAAAATAGTTCATGTGTGTTACAGAGGAGGGTGTATgaaaatggctttgattttggttaCAAATATCTCCTCTAACCCTTCACTGTCCTTTTCTCCATGAAGAGATCCCCATGTGTagccacagcaaatgtccaacagcagctccatcaggcacttcctcctgctggcattggcagacacgcggcagctgcagctcctgcacttctgcctcttgctgggcatctccctggctgccctcctgggcaacggcctcatcatcagcgccgtagcctgcagccaccacctgcacacacctatgttcttcttcctgctcaacctggccctcagcgacctgggctgcatctgcaccactgtccccaaagccatgcacaattgcCTCTGGGACACCAACAccatctcctactcaggatgtgctgttcagctgttttgttttgtttttttcttttcaacagaGATTTCCCTCCTGAcaatcatgtgctatgaccgctacgtgtccatctgcaaacccctgcactacgggaccctcctgggcagcagagcttgtgcccacatggcagcagctgcctgggccagtggcttaCTCAATGTTCtactgcacacagccaatacattttccctgcccctgtgccatggaaaTGTCCTGGGCCAGTTTTTCTGTGAGGTCCCACAgctcctcaagctctcctgctccaaatcctacctcagggaacttgggcttctggtgttttccatttctttaggtttttgttgttttgtgttcatggttttctcttatgtgcagatcttcagggctgtgctgaggatcccctctgagcagggacagcacaaagccttttccacctgcctccctcacctggtcGTGCTCTCCCTGTTCTTTAGCACTGCCATTTTTGCCTACCTAAaacccccctccatctcctccccatccctggatctgaccCTGTCAGTTCTCTACTTGGTGGTGCCTCCAGcactgaaccccctcatctacagcctgaggaaccaggagttcaaggctgcagtgtggagactgatgactggatggtttcagaagCATTAAACTTCTGGCCAGtttctgccaatcacttgtaataaaagtaacCTTCAATACTTCTTGTTAGTTTCATTTTGGAAGTTCTTtatctttgttttaaattttgaatattttctacAAAGTGATGTCATTGTTTGTGCcaacttggtgttgccagtgctgctgccatggccctgccccgctgccctggtgttGGTGCAgagcctgagtgctctcggggccgggcacagccctgggggtggcagtgccggggctgcagcagggacaggccatgggcactgctggggcagcgctgacacctcaggccaggccctgggggctccaggctccttgcccaggctctctcaagaacacacccaggccaatgctcagcacagaaaagccccgtgagcagccccaggctggccgtgggcaggctgggggcaaacagcatggctggggctctgcaagggccctggggcagatgggaaggagcggcagagcaggg includes these proteins:
- the LOC141730081 gene encoding olfactory receptor 14A16-like; its protein translation is MSNSSSIRHFLLLALADTRQLQLLHFCLLLGISLAALLGNGLIISAVACSHHLHTPMFFFLLNLALSDLGCICTTVPKAMHNCLWDTNTISYSGCAVQLFCFVFFFSTEISLLTIMCYDRYVSICKPLHYGTLLGSRACAHMAAAAWASGLLNVLLHTANTFSLPLCHGNVLGQFFCEVPQLLKLSCSKSYLRELGLLVFSISLGFCCFVFMVFSYVQIFRAVLRIPSEQGQHKAFSTCLPHLVVLSLFFSTAIFAYLKPPSISSPSLDLTLSVLYLVVPPALNPLIYSLRNQEFKAAVWRLMTGWFQKH